CATGGTAACGTTGTTCTCTATTACTAAAAACAGCAAATCATTCATTCTTCCTACGCCGGTTGACAGTATTTTTTTGGGGTATAAAGAGATAGTCAGAAATTAAGCGTATATGAAAGATAATATGTCGGGTTAAACAGATGATTATCTGTCGGGGCAAAATCGCTATTGTCTGCATTCCTTATATCATTCAGGTACTTATCCTTTGACTGAATAACATTATACAGTCCGCCTGATATCTTATGTTTCAATCTACCTGTATTGAAATAGTAATTCATATTATAGTTAAGCCGGAAATGCGATGGAGAACGGTGGTCGTAAAAGGGAAGTTTCATGCTTGATTGAGGTCTGCTTTCATCGCCTCCGGGCAGTATGTCAACCTGCGGCGGTATCCAATCTCCTGTGCTGAAACGCCATATCATTGCGAAGTCCCAATGTTTATCCGGCTGGTAATTGGCTGCCAGGCTAAGATTATGCCGTCTGTCATAACGAAAGGGAAACTTCCGGCCCTCATTTACCTCTTCAAACTGCCGCCAGCTCCATGCCAATGCATAAGAAAGCTGGACTCCCCACTTCTTCATTCTTTTTCCTGCGAGCAATTCTGTACCATAGCTCCAACCTTTGCCGGTAGCGATGTCCTGTTCCCAATTATCTTCATCATAAAAAAAATCCACGTTATCAGCAATATTGGTAATGTTATTCATTTTCCGATAGTATAGATCTGCCGCCAATGAAACTCCTTTACCATTATTGAAATTATAACCAAGATTGAACATATCACCTTCAGCAGGCCGCAGCAGGTCTGTACTGGGCACCCATATCTCGCGATTGATACCAAGACCGGGGCTTGTTACCTGGTGCAGGTATTGCACCATTCTCGTATAAGAAAAAGTAAGGTGCTGAGATTTCCCGATACCATATGCTGCAAATAACCTGGGCTGAAAAGAGTTGTAGTGATAATCCCTGAATCTGTAAAAACTGACATTCATTCCTGGCCGGATCAGCAGCTGGCGTACCGGCCTGATTTCATTTTCATAGTACACCGACATTTCCGTGAATGGCAGCGGCTTCATCGGTGTGTTATTATCCACTTCTTCCTGCAATTCCGAAGACATATTTGTATCAAAAGGGCGGATGACTGTATGCAATAGCTTGCCGCCAAAACGGAATTGTGTATTGGCAGATGTATTGATCTCGAACTGTGTTTTTGCTTCATATCTTTCAATGGATGCATAGTTGTTGTAGGCCCTTGATCTTTTTGTCACACCAGTTACCGTGTCAACATTCAGTAATTTAAAACCTGCAAGGTTGTGATAATTACTTACATTCACTGTTGTGTTCATAAACACATGTGAATTCA
The genomic region above belongs to Chitinophaga sp. 180180018-3 and contains:
- a CDS encoding TonB-dependent receptor; the protein is MMILVTGFHTAFSQDGLLERRFMCYTARGTAPFLLRKVSTYSNVVIEYAGTYLEGGSTMQLREGVTTLGNVLNGLLAGKRVRVTERNGKIVLIPSDIVLALPKPVDQYTLFGYTKEENSLEPLPYAVIIDLETGQAAQSNMFGYYSICLTRGLHHLRITHTGHPAKVLEVLVAGAARRDFTLNPAVLREVKVTPGYILPKDGGSNVDKYLSAAYNNFLGESDPVRSLYLMPGNVESEDAMGRLMVRGGDPEQSVFLLDGNQVFNPTHVLGEISIISESSLKSIRQFKNDFPARFDGALSSVTEVNTKDGNMYKWSGQLNTGLLAAAAVVEGPLQKGRTAMMASFRRSWSDPLLNILDSNYRLRFYDIHFKITHLFNSNDKLMFSGYIGNDRLQLRQTESQNLQVWGNRLATINWSHVVNSHVFMNTTVNVSNYHNLAGFKLLNVDTVTGVTKRSRAYNNYASIERYEAKTQFEINTSANTQFRFGGKLLHTVIRPFDTNMSSELQEEVDNNTPMKPLPFTEMSVYYENEIRPVRQLLIRPGMNVSFYRFRDYHYNSFQPRLFAAYGIGKSQHLTFSYTRMVQYLHQVTSPGLGINREIWVPSTDLLRPAEGDMFNLGYNFNNGKGVSLAADLYYRKMNNITNIADNVDFFYDEDNWEQDIATGKGWSYGTELLAGKRMKKWGVQLSYALAWSWRQFEEVNEGRKFPFRYDRRHNLSLAANYQPDKHWDFAMIWRFSTGDWIPPQVDILPGGDESRPQSSMKLPFYDHRSPSHFRLNYNMNYYFNTGRLKHKISGGLYNVIQSKDKYLNDIRNADNSDFAPTDNHLFNPTYYLSYTLNF